The following proteins are co-located in the Ursus arctos isolate Adak ecotype North America unplaced genomic scaffold, UrsArc2.0 scaffold_13, whole genome shotgun sequence genome:
- the OLIG3 gene encoding oligodendrocyte transcription factor 3, producing the protein MNSDSSSVSSRASSPDMDEMYLREHHHRHHHHQESRLNSVSSTQGDMVPKMPGESLSRAGTKATGESSKYKIKKQLSEQDLQQLRLKINGRERKRMHDLNLAMDGLREVMPYAHGPSVRKLSKIATLLLARNYILMLTSSLEEMKRLVGEIYGGHHSAFHCGTVGHSAGHPAHAANAVHPVHPILGGALSSGNASSPLSAASLPAIGTIRPPHSLLKAPSTPPALQLGSGFQHWAGLPCPCTICQMPPPPHLSALSTANMARLSAESKDLLK; encoded by the coding sequence ATGAATTCTGATTCGAGCTCTGTCTCCAGCAGAGCTTCATCGCCGGACATGGATGAGATGTATCTGAGGGaacaccaccaccgccaccaccaccaccaggagaGCCGTCTCAACTCGGTCTCCTCTACGCAGGGCGACATGGTGCCGAAGATGCCCGGGGAAAGCCTCTCACGGGCCGGCACCAAGGCCACGGGCGAGAGCAGCAAGTACAAAATCAAGAAGCAGCTGTCGGAGCAGGACCTGCAGCAGTTACGGCTGAAGATCAACGGCCGCGAGCGCAAGCGGATGCACGACCTAAACCTAGCCATGGACGGGCTGCGCGAGGTCATGCCCTACGCGCACGGGCCCTCGGTGCGCAAGCTCTCCAAGATCGCCACTCTCCTGCTGGCCAGAAACTACATCCTCATGCTCACCAGCTCCCTGGAGGAGATGAAGAGGTTGGTTGGTGAGATCTACGGGGGCCATCACTCTGCCTTCCACTGCGGGACCGTGGGCCACTCCGCCGGCCACCCAGCACACGCCGCCAACGCCGTGCACCCGGTGCACCCCATCCTGGGCGGCGCGCTCTCGTCCGGCAACGCCTCGTCCCCGCTGTCCGCCGCCTCGTTGCCGGCCATCGGCACTATTCGACCTCCCCACTCGCTGCTCAAGGCGCCCTCCACGCCGCCCGCGCTGCAGCTGGGCAGCGGCTTCCAGCACTGGGCCGGGCTGCCCTGCCCCTGCACCATCTGCCAgatgccgccgccgccgcaccTTTCCGCTCTCTCCACCGCCAACATGGCTCGGCTGTCGGCCGAGTCCAAGGACTTGCTCAAGTGA